In one window of Nicotiana tabacum cultivar K326 chromosome 12, ASM71507v2, whole genome shotgun sequence DNA:
- the LOC107792100 gene encoding uncharacterized protein LOC107792100 → MRGVGGPLLCIGDLLSDVGESDAGGDQLPPRPIKTPSPDYNSSLHPSDLNNLFQENYEQLNKALAGTDHSWTHLTLELCTALETANKLVHSTNSNVGMLKDKVEELSKVISRRDSAIEAAKAIEGSPKQPESTQ, encoded by the exons ATGAGAGGGGTGGGAGGGCCATTGTTATGCATCGGCGATCTGCTCAGCGACGTCGGAGAAAGTGACGCCGGCGGTGATCAGCTTCCACCGCGCCCCATCAAAACACCTTCACCGGACTACAATTCCAGCCTCCATCCTTCCGATCTAAACAACCTCTTCCAG GAAAACTATGAGCAGCTGAACAAAGCACTTGCTGGTACAGATCATTCATGGACGCATCTCACACTAGAG CTATGCACTGCTCTGGAGACTGCAAACAAGTTGGTTCACTCGACCAATTCTAATGTTGGCATGTTGAAGGATAAGGTTGAGGAGCTTTCAAAAGTCATTAGTAGAAGAGACTCAGCTATAGAAGCCGCAAAGGCCATTGAAGGCTCTCCGAAACAACCTGAGAGCACTCAGTGA